Proteins from a single region of Trypanosoma brucei brucei TREU927 chromosome 7, complete sequence:
- a CDS encoding adenosine 5'-monophosphoramidase, putative (similar to SP:O07513: Hit protein. {Bacillus subtilis}) translates to MSNCIFCKIVEGAIPCHKVVETAKVLAFMDINPLSRGHLLVIPKAHAEFLHEVEPDTAAELGSTMAKVARAVAGDGEVKTQYNVLQNNGSLAHQEVPHVHFHIIPRRSTQEGLSMNWKTLPTDHTAFAEDAAKYREALEKL, encoded by the coding sequence ATGTCCAACTGCATTTTCTGTAAGATTGTGGAGGGAGCGATTCCATGCCATAAAGTTGTGGAAACGGCCAAAGTTCTTGCCTTCATGGATATCAACCCCCTCTCGCGTGGACATCTGCTTGTTATACCGAAGGCTCATGCGGAGTTTCTGCACGAAGTGGAGCCGGATACGGCGGCTGAACTCGGCAGTACGATGGCAAAAGTTGCCCGTGCAGTTGCTGGAGACGGTGAAGTAAAAACACAATACAATGTGTTACAAAACAATGGCAGCTTGGCGCATCAGGAGGTGCCACATGTACACTTTCATATCATACCGCGCCGCTCTACTCAAGAGGGCTTAAGTATGAATTGGAAGACATTACCTACTGACCATACCGCCTTTGCTGAGGATGCGGCAAAATATCGTGAGGCTCTCGAGAAGTTGTGA